In Tripterygium wilfordii isolate XIE 37 chromosome 23, ASM1340144v1, whole genome shotgun sequence, one genomic interval encodes:
- the LOC119993548 gene encoding transcription factor IBH1-like 1: MRSPHSMKKEFLKKWMMGLQVCISSKKKMTLLERKKAIKLSADVAMASSSNGNTCWSRALIVNASKQHKNKVLIERVFGRPEYEKLMKRVPSIQPLKKMIRSKKILKRSCSSLRRVKRNIRGCRKVVNGAYCVAKNMVKKRRKILRSLVPGGEMIVDDVCLIEETLDYILSLRAQVDVLRSVADACEVTK, encoded by the coding sequence ATGCGTAGTCCTCACTCAATGAAGAAAGAATTCTTGAAGAAATGGATGATGGGGCTTCAAGTATGCATTTCATCCAAGAAGAAGATGACACTGTTGGAGAGGAAGAAGGCTATAAAGCTCTCCGCGGATGTAGCCATGGCTTCCTCTAGCAATGGAAACACTTGTTGGAGTCGTGCCCTCATCGTCAATGCCTCAAAACAACACAAGAACAAAGTACTAATTGAGCGTGTATTTGGTCGTCCTGAATACGAGAAGCTTATGAAGAGAGTTCCATCGATTCAACCACTCAAGAAGATGATTCGAAGCAAAAAGATCTTGAAAAGGAGTTGTAGTAGTCTAAGGAGAGTGAAGAGAAATATTAGAGGTTGCAGGAAGGTTGTTAATGGAGCTTATTGTGTAGCGAAAAACATGGTGAAGAAGAGACGGAAAATCTTGAGGAGTCTTGTTCCAGGAGGAGAGATGATTGTGGAtgatgtttgtttgattgaagaAACCCTAGATTACATACTATCTCTCCGAGCTCAGGTTGATGTATTGCGAAGTGTTGCTGATGCTTGTGAAGTGACAAAGTAA